The proteins below are encoded in one region of Apium graveolens cultivar Ventura chromosome 4, ASM990537v1, whole genome shotgun sequence:
- the LOC141721503 gene encoding uncharacterized protein LOC141721503 produces the protein MEMQGDHGFGNYSICNGDIQEFEGNNFMQYLAEQVMLLEQFFVECQKPSHDARIAMICENSVLSNLNSQQIQAWFEKRRFLEEKKKDSFVSKLLFEKMTAIGRVLCLENDILHGEVQQLLREKEYFCELLQNALLEPFLALEVPRSVFKNVKAVATRRLLLLQNENLHNEVQQMLREREYILNLQENLSKSESIVNSYQSWFAAAHSSKGLPLLSGTIAKFPPKIPSELNCVSIPRMKEAMVPGRTLEFLRKNKEFILCCSLKDVKRVLQGFQESPTAVVPTPAFLPQGFHVVVGRYCVSRAWSYFWNEQAASGSVKLVLHFKCVNSSSV, from the exons ATGGAGATGCAGGGGGATCATGGTTTTGGAAACTATAGCATATGCAATGGTGACATTCAAGAGTTTGAAGGGAATAATTTTATGCAGTACTTAGCTGAGCAGGTCATGCTTCTAGAACAATTTTTCGTGGAGTGTCAGAAGCCAAGTCATGATGCGAGGATTGCAATGATTTGTGAAAATTCTGTACTTTCTAACCTTAACTCTCAGCAGATCCAGGCTTGGTTTGAAAAACGCAG ATttcttgaagaaaagaagaaagaCTCCTTTGTGTCTAAATTATTATTTGAGAAGATGACTGCAATTGGGAGAGTGCTGTGTTTAGAGAATGATATTCTTCATGGGGAGGTGCAGCAATTGCTAAGAGAGAAGGAGTATTTTTGCGAGCTGCTGCAAAAT GCTTTGCTTGAGCCTTTTCTGGCTTTAGAAGTTCCAAGATCTGTCTTTAAAAATGTGAAGGCTGTTGCAACAAGGAGGCTACTTCTTTTGCAGAATGAAAATCTTCATAATGAGGTGCAGCAGATGCTCAGGGAGAGGGAATATATTCTGAATCTACAGGAAAAT CTATCGAAAAGCGAGTCCATAGTCAATTCTTACCAGTCTTGGTTTGCTGCTGCTCATAGTTCCAAGGG GTTGCCGTTGCTTTCGGGGACCATAGCAAAGTTCCCTCCCAAAATACCAAGTGAACTCAACTGCGTCTCTATCCCAAGGATGAAG GAAGCAATGGTACCAGGCAGAACACTGGAGTTTCTGCGTAAGAATAAGGAGTTTATACTATGCTGCTCACTCAAG GATGTCAAAAGGGTTCTTCAAGGATTTCAAGAGTCGCCAACTGCTGTTGTACCTACCCCTGCCTTTCTGCCACAG GGCTTTCATGTTGTGGTGGGTCGCTACTGTGTGTCAAGGGCATGGAGCTATTTCTGGAATGAACAAGCTGCTTCCGGGAGTGTCAAACTTGTTCTGCATTTCAAGTGTGTTAATTCGTCATCTGTGTAA